From Amycolatopsis sp. WQ 127309:
CGCAGGACGTCGGTGACGAAGCCGGTTTCGCCGTCCCAGTCGTCGTCACCCGGCTCCGAAAGCGCCGGCACGTACCGGAAGTCCGGGAGTTTCTCCTCCAGCTCCCGCAGTTCCGCCTCGAAGCAGAGGTCCTGCCGCCGCCGGGCACCGTAGTAGAAGGTCGCCTTCCGCTCGATGCCGCGTTCGGCCATGGTCCGCAGCAGCGACAGGATCGGTGCCATCCCGGCCCCGCCGCCGACGAAGACCAGGTCCGCGCTCGGGTTGTCCCGCAACGTGAACACCCCGAACGGGCCGGTGATCCGCAGCCGGTCCCCGACCGCGACCCGGGTGTCCAGGAACGTGGAGAACAGCCCGTCGGGGTAGATCTTGACGACGAACTCGAGCAGCCCGTCCCGCGCCGAGGTGTTGGCCATCGAGAACGACCGCGACTCCTCGGTGTCCGGGATCGCGAAGTCCATGTACTGGCCCGGGAAGAACTTCAGCGGCTGCTCCGGATCCGTCAGCTTGACGACGAGGTGGCGCAGGTCGTGGGTGACGTTGTCGTTCGACACGACCTCGACCTCCGCCTCCTGGATCGGCAGCCCCGACTGGATCATCTCCTCGTCGTAGTTGAGCAGCTCGATCGTGAGGTCCTCATAGGCGTGGGCCCGGCACAGCAGGGTGAAACCCTCCTCCTTTTCGTAGTCGGGCAACGCGAAGGTCGAGTACTTGTCGTGTTCGACGTCCTCGCCGTCGAGGATGAACGACTTGCAGGCCGCGCACTGCCCTTCCTTGCAGCCGTGCATGAGCATCACGCCCTGCTCGGCGGCGGCGCGCAGGATCGTCTGCTCCTCGGCGACGTCGATCTCGATCCCGACGGGCTCGAACCGCACGCGGTGTTTCTCTGCCATGCCAGCCCCGTCCCGTTCCGGCACTTTCACGTGAAAGTGCCCACCTGGGGGCGGCACTTTCACGTGAAAGTGCCGCCCCTTGTGGTCGCGCGTCAGGCCTTCTGCGGCGCCGGGCGCCCGGCCGGGCCCTGGCGGTTGTAGTCGGCCACGAACGCGGTGCGCTCCTCGCCGGACATCTGGTTCAGCAGCACGTTCGGCGACTGCACCTCGGGCATCCGGCGCAGGTGGTCGAGCGTCCACATCTTCTTCGGGTCCAGGTCGAGGTGCGGCTGCGCGACCATGGTTTTGCCGTCGTCGCGCACGAAGCCCATGTCGGTGACGACGTCGGCCCAGTTCCAGCCGTGGTAGAGCGTCTCCCACTCGCGTGCGCCGACCAGCTTGCCCATGTTCGGGGTGTTGCGGCCCTGGTAGGTGGGCCGGAACGCCTCGGCGTCGGTCCAGCGGCACGTCTCCGAGCAGTACGTGCGGTGCTGGCCGTCGACCTCGTCGACCACCATGTCCTCGCGGATGAGGCACGGCACCATGCACGTCCAGCAGCGGTGCGGGTACACGTAGTTGACGTCCTCGGCGACGATCGGGTGGTGCCCGTTCGGCGTCGCGAGCCGGCTGTAGTTCTCCCACCACGCGCCGTACTTGTCGTACCACCCGGGGTACTTGTACTCGAACCACTCGAAGTCTTCGTCGGTCATCGGGTCGATGCGCCAGTAGTTGGCGAGCCACCCGGTGGCGAAGAACTGCGCGACCTCGTGGACGTAGCCCTTGTTCCAGATCCGGTTCCACGCCTCCTCGATGAGGTCGTGCGGGATGACCAGCCCGTACTTCTCGAGCGGGACCAGGTAGCTGCGGTAGTAGTCGTCGTAGATCCAGCGACGCCACATCTCCGCGTAGCTTTCCCGGTCCTTGCGGCGGTCCTTGGTGCCGTACTCGATGAACGTGCCGATCGCGGCGTCGACCACGGCGTGGTTGTTCCACCACGCGTAGCGCAGGTCGCGCTCGAGCAGCTGGTGGTTGCTCTCGTCCGACAACGCCATCAGCAGCGTCGCGTACCCGTTGCTGATGTGCCGGGACTCGTCCGACTGCACCGAGTGGAACACCGTCGGCAGCAGGTAGTCGCCGTTGGCTGCGGCCTCGGCCGGCATCGCGACGAACAGCGTGTTGGTGAACGCCGTCTCCGCCACGATGGTGAGGTAGATGCTGGCCGCGGTGATCGCGTCACCGGTGATGAAGCCTTCGGCGAACTGACGGCCGATGGTGCCGCAGTAGTCGTTCTGGAAGTTGCGCAGGCTCGAGTTGAAGCCCGCCGGGTCGATGTAGTTCTGCATGTACAGGCGCTTGAGGTTCTGCTGGATCGTCGAGTGCCGGACCTCGTCGATCATCTGGATCGCCTGGCCGTTGTGCAGTTCCGGGTTCGGAACCGTGCGGAACAGCAGCGGCATCGCCCGCGCCGCGGAGATCTCCGGCAGCGGGATGATGCTCAGGAACAGCTTCTGCCATTCCAGCCAGCGTTCCTGCACCTGGCGGAACATGTTGCCGCGGATCGCGCCGTCTTCGGCACCGTAGACCCGGTGGTCCTTTTCTTCCTGCATCGGGAAGTACGAACGGAGGACCTGCTTCAGCGGGTCCTTCTTCTTGGCCTTCTGGAAGGTGTAGTCGGTCCCGTAGTGCGAAACCGGGGTGTGGTACGCCGGTTCCCACGACAGTTCCTGGATCTTTTGGTGGGCTTTCGCCACACTCTGGCGGCTCATAGATCACTCCTTATCCGTGGCTCCTGCCTACGGCGGCCGAGCGGCTCCCTTCCCGGCCGGGTGTCGGGGCGCACGTCCTGCGTTCACCATTCAAGGGGCGCCCCGTCGTGACGCGGGTCTCAATCTGAGACAGAACCGCTGCTCAGGGCGCTTCACGCTCGCTGAACATCCGGGCGCGCAGTTCGGCGAGCTCGGTCTGGACACCGTTCCGCACGCGCGCGTCTCCCTCGACGGTCGGCGTGATGCCGAGCGCGCGCAGCAGGGCCGCCGCCGGATCGCCGGGGTGGCCCTCACCGCCGAACACGGGGTGCAGGCCCTGTTCGGCCAGATGCGTGAAAACCAGGTTCACGATCGTCCACGGGTTGTAGGTCTCCCCGGAATCGGCGGCCACTGGCACACCTCCTGGTGGATGGGCGGACACGAAGTCCCCGGCCCCCTCATCGCACCGCCGCCGGACAGGCCGGAGCGTCTCAATTTGAGACACCGTGAAAGGCCTAACGCGCTTAGGCTGGACGGGCGGCACATGGGTGTGCCCGCACCCACGTGGGCCGCGGGATTCAGGAGGTCACGTGGACGACAAGGTGCCCGGCATGCTGCTCGCCGACGACGAGCTCGCCCGGACGCGGGTGCGGTTCCTCACCGCCGAACAGGTCCCGGCCGGCACCGTCCGGCAGACCATCCTCGCCTCGTGGCGGCGTTCACGGGACTTCCAGGTCGAAGCCGACCGGATCGACCCGCTCTTCCTCGGCGACCAGAACCTCGACATCCCGCTGATGCGCGGCGCGGAACCGGTGCTGGGCAAGCTCACCGAGCAGTTCGACGGCCAGCCCATCAGCCTGATCCTGACCGACGCCAGCGGCGTCGTCCTCACGCAGCGCACCGGCGACGCCGACCTGCGCCGGCACCTGGAGCGCGTCGAGCTGGTGCCCGGGTTCAGCTACGGCGAGCAGTCCGTCGGCACCAACGGCATCGGCACCGCCCTGGAGGACGGCCGCGCGACGACCGTGTTCGGCCACGAGCACTACGCCGAGCACCTCGAGAACCTCGCCTGCGCCGGCGTCCCGATCCACCACCCGATCTCCGGCAAGAAGATCGGCGCCGTCGACCTGACCTGCTGGTACAAGGACGCGGGCGGCCTGCTCATCGCGCTGGCCCGCTCGACCGCCGAGCAGATCCGCCAGGCCCTGCTGCGCCACAGCGACCTGCGCGAGATGATCCTCTTCCAGGCCTACCTGCAGACGTGCCGCCGCTGGACCGGCATCGTGCTGGCGTTCAACGAGGACATCGTGATGATGAACGACCGGGCGCGCCAGCTGCTCGACCCGGCCGACCAGTCGCTGCTGCTGGGCTACGCCACCGAGGCGCTGACCGACGGCGACCGGACGTCGGCGATGCTCGCGCTGTCGAGCGGCCTGCGCGTGCGCGTGTACTGCCGCCGCGTGCCGGGCCAGCGCGAGACCGACACCGCGGGCGGTGTGCTGTCGGTGAAGCTGATCGAGGCCGAGGAGACGCTCGCCGCGTCGATCCCGATGCTGCCGATGTACCTGCCGGGCGTCGTCGGCTCGGCGCCTCTGTGGCTGCGCTGCGGGCACGAACTCGACGCCGGCCACGAGCGCGGCGAGTGGGTCGCCCTCGAAGGCGAGCCCGGCACGGGCAAGCTGACCCTGGCCAAGGGCCTGCACCAGCGCCACCACCCGGCGGCCCGGCTGCTCACGGTGGACGCGGCGGTCGCGACCGGCCCGGACTGGACGGCCGCGTTGCTGCGCGAGCACGCCCAGACACCGATCCGCACGCTGGTGATCTGCCACGCCGACCGCCTGTCGGTCTCCGCCGCGACGGCGTTGGCGGGGGCCCTGCGCGAACTGCGCGAGCGCGACGACGCGCCGTGGGTGGTGGCCACGCTCGCACCGGGCGCCGAGACCAAGCCGGCGCTCGCGGAGCTGCTGAAGTTCTTCCCGCGCACGGTGCGCGTGCCCCCGCTGCGCCACCACGTCGAGGACCTGGCGGAGCTGGTCCCGCTGGTCCTGAGCAAACTCGGTTACGGCGGCCGCCTCACCTGCTCGGCGGCGGCACTCCATCTGCTGATGCGGGCGGAGTGGCCGGGCAACACGGGCCAGCTGTACCAGGTGCTGCGCACGGTGGCCCAGCGCCGCCGAGCGGGCACCATCCGCCCGGGCGACCTCCCGGCCGAGTTCCACGCGGTGACGCGCAGGCCGTTGAACCGCTTCGAGTCGATAGAGCGCGACGCGATCGTCCGCTGCCTGGAGGACGCGGACGGCAACAAGGTCCGCGCGGCCAAGCTGCTCGGAATTTCGAGGGCGACGATTTACCGGAAGATCCACGAGTACGGGATCGTTCCCCCGACCCGCTGAGCCGGATCGCGCGTGATTCGGGACGGTTCTCGCGTGACTCGGGCCGGATCCCACGTGATTCGGGACGGATCTCGCGTGGCTGAAGCCGGAATTCGCGTGACCCCCGGCGGAACTTGCGTAACCGGCGGGGCATCTCGCGTGACTGCCGGGGCATCTCACGTGACCGGCGGGGCATCGCGTGACTCGGGACGGATCTCGCGTGATTCGGGACGGACCTCGCGTGACTAAAGGCGGAACTCGCGTGACCCCCGGCGGATCTCGCGTGATTGCCGGGGCATCTCGCGTGTCTGGCGGGGTATCGGGGGCGGAGCGGGTCAGCGGGCCGCCAGTTCTGCCAGCTGGTACGCCATCTTCGCGCGGACCGGCGGGAGGCCGAAGGCCAGCTTGAGCACCGTGTTGCGCAGCAGGCGCGCCGGGCGGGGGCGGAGCGTGGCCATGCGGGTCATGCGGTCCGTGAACGCGACCATGCCGGTGGCGACCGGGCGGCGGGTCTGCTCGTAGGTGTCCAGGAGCGCGTCCGGCTCGCCGGCGAGCACCCGGGCCAGCAGACCGCCCAGCGCCACCGCGTCCTGGATGCCCGTGTTCATGCCCTGGCCGCCGGCCGGGCTGTGCACGTGGGCCGCGTCGCCGGCCAGCAGGATCCGGCCCGCGCGGTAGTGGTCGGCCACCCGGTGGTGCACCCGGAACCGCGAGCTCCACAGCACCTCGGTCACCCGCGACCGCGCCCCCTCCGGCCCGCGCTTGTCCACAATGGACTGGATGTCCTCGATGCCCGGCTTCTCGGCAGCGGAGGCGACGGTCGCGACCACCCGGTAGCGGTCGGCGGCGCCCGGCAGCGGGGCGACCACCGTCACCCCTTCCGGTGACAGGTGCAGGCTGACCTCCTCGCGGGCCAACGGCCAGCTCATCCGGACGTCGGCGAGCACGAACGACTCGGGGTAGCTGGCGCCGGTGAACCCGATCCCGGCCTGCTCGCGCACCACGCTGTGCATGCCGTCGGCGCCGATGACGTACCGCGCCCGGATCGCCTGGGTCCCGGCCGTGACCGTGACACCGGTGTCGTCGCCCGCGACCGCGGTGACCTCGTACGGCCGGTGGACGTCGCCGCCGGCCTCGCGCAGCCGCGCCAGCAGCACCGCTTCGGTCACGTCCTGCGGCACCATCAGCGTGTACGGGTACGCCGTCGGCAGCCCGCCGAACGGCACCCGCGCGAGCACCGCGGCGCCGTCGCGGACCGTGAACGTCGGCACCACGACGCCCAGCTCCTTCAGCCGCTCGGTGACGCCCAGCTCGGCGAGCACTTCCAGCGTCCGGGCGTGGATCACGCAGGCCCGGGACGTGTTCGCGCCCTCGGCCTGGCGGTCCAGCAGCACGTGGTCGACGCCGGCCTCGGCCAGCGCGATCGCGGCGGCGAGGCCGGCGGGGCCGGCTCCGGCGATGACCACATCGGTACGGCTCGGCAGGTTCACGGCGGTCTCCTCAAAGTTTGCCAACAACTGTTGGCATCCACGTAAGCACTGTCCGACTGGCTTGTCAACAAGT
This genomic window contains:
- a CDS encoding FAD-dependent monooxygenase, with protein sequence MNLPSRTDVVIAGAGPAGLAAAIALAEAGVDHVLLDRQAEGANTSRACVIHARTLEVLAELGVTERLKELGVVVPTFTVRDGAAVLARVPFGGLPTAYPYTLMVPQDVTEAVLLARLREAGGDVHRPYEVTAVAGDDTGVTVTAGTQAIRARYVIGADGMHSVVREQAGIGFTGASYPESFVLADVRMSWPLAREEVSLHLSPEGVTVVAPLPGAADRYRVVATVASAAEKPGIEDIQSIVDKRGPEGARSRVTEVLWSSRFRVHHRVADHYRAGRILLAGDAAHVHSPAGGQGMNTGIQDAVALGGLLARVLAGEPDALLDTYEQTRRPVATGMVAFTDRMTRMATLRPRPARLLRNTVLKLAFGLPPVRAKMAYQLAELAAR
- a CDS encoding sigma-54-dependent Fis family transcriptional regulator; the encoded protein is MLLADDELARTRVRFLTAEQVPAGTVRQTILASWRRSRDFQVEADRIDPLFLGDQNLDIPLMRGAEPVLGKLTEQFDGQPISLILTDASGVVLTQRTGDADLRRHLERVELVPGFSYGEQSVGTNGIGTALEDGRATTVFGHEHYAEHLENLACAGVPIHHPISGKKIGAVDLTCWYKDAGGLLIALARSTAEQIRQALLRHSDLREMILFQAYLQTCRRWTGIVLAFNEDIVMMNDRARQLLDPADQSLLLGYATEALTDGDRTSAMLALSSGLRVRVYCRRVPGQRETDTAGGVLSVKLIEAEETLAASIPMLPMYLPGVVGSAPLWLRCGHELDAGHERGEWVALEGEPGTGKLTLAKGLHQRHHPAARLLTVDAAVATGPDWTAALLREHAQTPIRTLVICHADRLSVSAATALAGALRELRERDDAPWVVATLAPGAETKPALAELLKFFPRTVRVPPLRHHVEDLAELVPLVLSKLGYGGRLTCSAAALHLLMRAEWPGNTGQLYQVLRTVAQRRRAGTIRPGDLPAEFHAVTRRPLNRFESIERDAIVRCLEDADGNKVRAAKLLGISRATIYRKIHEYGIVPPTR
- a CDS encoding methane monooxygenase, which gives rise to MSRQSVAKAHQKIQELSWEPAYHTPVSHYGTDYTFQKAKKKDPLKQVLRSYFPMQEEKDHRVYGAEDGAIRGNMFRQVQERWLEWQKLFLSIIPLPEISAARAMPLLFRTVPNPELHNGQAIQMIDEVRHSTIQQNLKRLYMQNYIDPAGFNSSLRNFQNDYCGTIGRQFAEGFITGDAITAASIYLTIVAETAFTNTLFVAMPAEAAANGDYLLPTVFHSVQSDESRHISNGYATLLMALSDESNHQLLERDLRYAWWNNHAVVDAAIGTFIEYGTKDRRKDRESYAEMWRRWIYDDYYRSYLVPLEKYGLVIPHDLIEEAWNRIWNKGYVHEVAQFFATGWLANYWRIDPMTDEDFEWFEYKYPGWYDKYGAWWENYSRLATPNGHHPIVAEDVNYVYPHRCWTCMVPCLIREDMVVDEVDGQHRTYCSETCRWTDAEAFRPTYQGRNTPNMGKLVGAREWETLYHGWNWADVVTDMGFVRDDGKTMVAQPHLDLDPKKMWTLDHLRRMPEVQSPNVLLNQMSGEERTAFVADYNRQGPAGRPAPQKA
- a CDS encoding NADH:ubiquinone reductase (Na(+)-transporting) subunit F, which gives rise to MAEKHRVRFEPVGIEIDVAEEQTILRAAAEQGVMLMHGCKEGQCAACKSFILDGEDVEHDKYSTFALPDYEKEEGFTLLCRAHAYEDLTIELLNYDEEMIQSGLPIQEAEVEVVSNDNVTHDLRHLVVKLTDPEQPLKFFPGQYMDFAIPDTEESRSFSMANTSARDGLLEFVVKIYPDGLFSTFLDTRVAVGDRLRITGPFGVFTLRDNPSADLVFVGGGAGMAPILSLLRTMAERGIERKATFYYGARRRQDLCFEAELRELEEKLPDFRYVPALSEPGDDDWDGETGFVTDVLRAAGLDLKGADAYVCGPPPMVEAALELLPALGVADKRVFYDKFTTTGESDA